A window of Mucilaginibacter paludis DSM 18603 contains these coding sequences:
- a CDS encoding asparaginase, with product MTKILIIYTGGTIGMMTDPKTKALKPINFEQIMDNVPELERLNCQIEVRSFDHIIDSSNMNPEIWGELAAIIEKYYDNVDGFVVLHGSDTMAFTASAMSFMLENLAKPVIFTGSQLPISAIRTDAKENLMTAIEITSSMKEGRALVPEVGIYFDYKLFRGNRAFKYNSSKFEAFRSPNYPVLVESGVHLRFSENYIRKPVDAPFKVHKNLVNDIAVLKLYPGISPKVVDTIVNSDVRAIVMEAFGAGNTTTDTWFIDMLKKAIDSGKVILDISQCKVGTVELGRYETSKQLKDMGVANGFDMTYESAITKTMYLLGQETDPVKVTRLLEQDLRGELTWY from the coding sequence ATGACTAAGATATTGATCATCTATACCGGCGGGACGATAGGTATGATGACTGATCCCAAGACGAAAGCGCTCAAGCCCATCAATTTTGAGCAGATCATGGATAACGTGCCTGAACTTGAACGCCTAAACTGCCAGATAGAGGTACGCTCTTTCGATCATATCATCGATTCATCTAACATGAATCCGGAAATTTGGGGCGAACTGGCGGCCATTATTGAAAAATATTACGATAACGTAGATGGCTTTGTAGTGCTTCACGGCTCGGATACCATGGCTTTTACAGCATCAGCTATGAGCTTTATGCTGGAAAACCTGGCTAAGCCGGTAATATTTACAGGCTCGCAATTACCCATAAGCGCTATCAGGACGGATGCTAAGGAAAACCTGATGACGGCCATCGAGATCACGTCGTCTATGAAGGAAGGCCGTGCCCTTGTTCCGGAAGTTGGTATTTATTTCGATTATAAATTATTCCGCGGTAACCGCGCCTTTAAATATAATTCGTCCAAGTTCGAGGCATTCCGCTCTCCCAATTACCCGGTGCTGGTTGAATCGGGCGTCCACCTCCGCTTTAGCGAAAATTACATCCGCAAGCCTGTAGACGCTCCGTTTAAAGTACATAAAAACCTGGTGAACGATATAGCGGTATTGAAATTATATCCCGGTATTAGTCCTAAAGTGGTTGATACTATTGTAAACTCGGATGTGAGGGCCATTGTAATGGAAGCCTTTGGAGCGGGCAATACTACTACCGATACCTGGTTTATCGATATGTTGAAGAAAGCGATTGACAGCGGCAAGGTTATCCTTGATATTTCGCAATGTAAAGTTGGTACGGTTGAGTTAGGCCGTTATGAAACCAGCAAACAACTCAAAGATATGGGCGTAGCCAATGGGTTTGACATGACCTACGAATCGGCCATTACCAAAACTATGTACCTGTTGGGCCAGGAAACTGATCCTGTTAAGGTAACCAGGCTATTGGAGCAGGATCTGCGTGGCGAGCTAACCTGGTATTAA
- a CDS encoding IS3 family transposase — protein sequence MEELRPEHDVSILLDCKQMARSVFYYHRKRLNDDKYKHEKEEIASIYHLHKGRYGYRRVTAEMKNRGYSINHKTVQKLMGTLGLKCNIRKVSYRSYKGEVGKIAPNVLERDFEANLPNQKWATDVTQMNIKGEKIYLSPIIDMFNGEVISYSISKSPNMQMIDEMLYEAFDKVKDIRGLIFHSDQGWQYQHYGYRKALEKHGIIQSMSRKGNCLDNALAESFFGILKTELLYKQSFETAEEFITSLKEYIHYYNNERIKNRLNGKSPVEYRALVQKT from the coding sequence ATCGAAGAACTAAGGCCCGAACATGATGTTTCAATTCTATTGGATTGCAAACAGATGGCTCGTTCTGTATTTTATTATCATCGCAAGCGCCTAAATGATGATAAATACAAGCATGAAAAAGAAGAGATCGCAAGTATATACCACTTGCATAAAGGCAGATATGGTTATCGGCGGGTCACCGCCGAAATGAAGAACCGGGGTTATAGCATAAATCACAAGACTGTCCAAAAATTGATGGGAACATTAGGCCTAAAATGCAATATCAGGAAAGTAAGTTATCGCTCATACAAAGGTGAGGTTGGTAAAATTGCCCCTAATGTACTTGAAAGGGATTTTGAGGCAAATCTGCCTAATCAGAAATGGGCTACGGATGTCACTCAGATGAACATTAAAGGGGAGAAGATCTATTTATCTCCTATAATTGACATGTTCAACGGGGAAGTCATTTCTTATAGTATTTCAAAATCTCCAAATATGCAGATGATAGATGAAATGTTATATGAGGCTTTTGATAAAGTGAAAGATATAAGGGGACTTATTTTTCACTCTGACCAAGGGTGGCAATATCAACATTATGGATATAGAAAGGCTTTGGAAAAACATGGAATTATTCAAAGCATGTCCAGAAAGGGAAACTGCTTGGATAATGCCTTGGCCGAAAGCTTCTTTGGGATCTTAAAGACAGAATTACTGTACAAACAGAGCTTTGAAACTGCGGAAGAATTTATAACTTCGTTAAAAGAATACATTCATTACTATAACAATGAAAGAATAAAAAACAGGTTAAATGGAAAGAGCCCGGTGGAATACCGAGCTCTCGTACAAAAAACTTAA
- a CDS encoding helix-turn-helix domain-containing protein, with protein MSKHTFEEKLDVVSQVRKGKPILRISRERHIREGMILEWVRKYDLYGESGLLKQPNVKPTPDFKEEVVRLVIEKKVPLNQVVLEYRLSKTALERWVRSVRVEGYAVLYQQKNPGRPPKCMGRSKKLEPETEVEKLQAENSRLRAENALLKKVTALVKEKKPANA; from the coding sequence ATGTCAAAGCACACATTTGAAGAGAAACTTGATGTAGTTTCTCAAGTAAGAAAGGGAAAGCCGATTCTACGGATATCCCGCGAACGCCATATCCGTGAAGGCATGATATTGGAATGGGTTCGGAAATATGATCTTTATGGCGAAAGTGGGCTGCTCAAACAACCTAACGTCAAGCCCACGCCTGATTTCAAAGAAGAAGTTGTAAGGCTTGTCATAGAAAAAAAAGTACCTTTAAATCAGGTTGTTCTGGAATATAGATTAAGCAAGACTGCTTTAGAGCGCTGGGTAAGATCAGTACGGGTTGAGGGATATGCAGTACTATACCAGCAAAAGAATCCTGGACGACCACCTAAATGCATGGGAAGATCAAAGAAGCTTGAACCTGAAACAGAAGTAGAGAAGCTCCAGGCGGAAAATAGCCGTTTGCGGGCGGAGAACGCACTATTAAAAAAAGTCACGGCCTTAGTCAAGGAAAAGAAGCCCGCGAACGCATGA